One stretch of Methylopila sp. 73B DNA includes these proteins:
- a CDS encoding PEGA domain-containing protein — protein sequence MRFVLVIAAAASLAGCASITRGSTNQITVTTEPAGASVRTSMNHGCPTSPCTFTVGRKDEFIVTASKPGYRDAAMPVKTRIAGSGAAGFAGNVLVGGVIGMGVDAATGATLEHYPNPIVLALQPEAPASAPGPRRKKAPASGPGSKPVAQAEITPAS from the coding sequence ATGCGCTTCGTTCTCGTCATCGCCGCGGCGGCCTCGCTCGCAGGCTGCGCCAGCATCACGCGCGGCTCCACCAACCAGATCACGGTCACGACGGAGCCGGCGGGGGCCAGCGTCCGCACCTCGATGAACCACGGCTGCCCGACCAGCCCCTGCACCTTCACGGTCGGCCGCAAGGACGAATTCATCGTGACGGCCTCGAAGCCGGGCTACCGGGACGCCGCCATGCCGGTGAAGACGCGGATCGCAGGCTCCGGCGCGGCGGGCTTCGCGGGCAACGTGCTCGTCGGCGGCGTCATCGGCATGGGCGTCGACGCCGCGACCGGCGCCACGCTCGAGCATTATCCCAACCCCATCGTGCTCGCGCTGCAGCCCGAGGCGCCGGCCTCCGCGCCGGGGCCGCGCCGCAAGAAGGCGCCCGCCTCCGGGCCCGGCTCCAAGCCGGTCGCGCAGGCGGAAATCACGCCCGCGTCGTGA
- a CDS encoding helix-turn-helix transcriptional regulator produces the protein MNGTPGADGEIVGAAAQALALRVREELALRRMSRQGLADLARISISTLEKALSGRRPFTLASVIRLEDALGVRLREGPAQTSAPAQGEASAPDSLGAYSRPAVRWLEGAYLTLRPSFGDADAVYAYRTDIFWSDDASRLVFVERERLDAPYAQSGEVAAPHQSGHLYLVTNRHGQHRLITVGRPTIDGAMYGVLSTLLAGLGSQLTPIAAPIAFVRETDWSAAPLGRVRPGDAAYAACRERLDRVRGEGFALFR, from the coding sequence ATGAACGGAACGCCGGGGGCGGACGGGGAGATCGTAGGCGCGGCGGCCCAGGCGCTGGCGCTCCGCGTGCGCGAGGAGCTGGCGCTGCGGCGGATGTCCCGGCAGGGGCTCGCCGACCTCGCCCGCATCAGCATCTCGACGCTGGAGAAGGCGCTGTCCGGCCGCCGTCCCTTCACGCTGGCGAGCGTCATCCGGCTCGAGGACGCGCTCGGCGTGCGGTTGCGCGAGGGTCCGGCGCAGACCTCGGCGCCCGCCCAGGGCGAGGCCTCCGCGCCGGATTCGCTGGGCGCCTATTCCCGGCCCGCGGTGCGCTGGCTCGAGGGCGCCTACCTCACGCTGCGGCCTTCCTTTGGAGACGCCGACGCCGTCTACGCCTACCGCACCGACATCTTCTGGAGCGACGACGCCAGCCGTCTCGTGTTCGTGGAGCGGGAGCGGCTCGACGCGCCCTACGCGCAGTCCGGCGAGGTGGCGGCGCCGCACCAGTCCGGCCACCTCTACCTCGTCACCAACCGCCATGGGCAGCACCGGCTCATCACGGTGGGGCGGCCCACCATCGACGGCGCGATGTACGGCGTGCTGTCGACGCTGCTCGCCGGCCTCGGCTCGCAGCTCACGCCGATCGCGGCGCCGATCGCCTTCGTGCGGGAGACCGACTGGAGCGCCGCCCCGCTCGGCCGCGTGCGCCCGGGCGACGCCGCCTACGCCGCCTGCCGCGAACGGCTCGACCGGGTGAGGGGCGAGGGGTTCGCGCTGTTCCGTTGA
- a CDS encoding marine proteobacterial sortase target protein produces MSLPCRPSTPFGAARRPAADRTPPLRLDHGRASVRRFLIALATLFVVLASSFGGLLAMAAGGRAAEIPAVSPATARAGALLLKGATPGAYVEAPAVRADYDVTVSGSTQRTRVTQAFVNPGSGWIEGVYVYPLPENGAVDAMRMVVGGRVVVAEIKERAAAKAAYEQAKRAGQAAALTEQERPNMFTNSVANIGPGETVVVQIEYQAPVRRDGDVSSLRIPLVVGPRYAPAAAAQVETVSDAPSETARGGDPVPDRDRVTPPVLDPATSAPRNPVTITVRLQAGFPVATIESAHHAVHTEAPAPDQRVVTLDGPVAADRDFELSWTSTPAAAPSVGLFRERVGDADYLLAYVTPPAAKAAPVETPREAVFVIDNSGSMGGPSMAQAKASLAFALRRLKPDDRFNVIRFDDTMDMLFADALPATEANVTRALRFVEALQAQGGTEMLPALKAALNDPRPADERFLRQIVFLTDGAVADEQRMFDAIAAGRGRSRLFMVGIGSAPNSHLMSRAAELGRGTFTHIGSAAQVKENMRALFGKLESPAVTNLSLAIPGGAADMTPAVLPDLYRGEPLVMALRLPRAEGAMEIRGAIGGQPWRETLNLADATPGAGVSKLWARRKIDDAEIARTTAALTPDQADAAILRLALEHHLVTRLTSLVAVDATPRRAADAPLDRADVPLNLPAGWDFETVFGPRAPAAPMRSADLGEPVAVAAAQEVSLPQTATDAELRLLGGLGLLGAALLVAVSRRRERRA; encoded by the coding sequence ATGTCCCTGCCCTGCCGTCCCTCCACCCCGTTCGGCGCCGCACGCCGTCCCGCCGCGGACCGGACCCCGCCGCTGCGGCTCGACCACGGCCGCGCGTCCGTCCGGCGCTTCCTGATCGCGCTGGCGACGCTGTTCGTGGTGCTGGCGTCGAGCTTCGGCGGCCTGCTCGCCATGGCCGCCGGCGGCCGCGCCGCGGAGATCCCGGCCGTCTCGCCGGCGACGGCGCGGGCCGGCGCGCTGCTGCTGAAGGGCGCGACCCCGGGCGCCTATGTCGAAGCCCCCGCGGTGCGCGCGGACTACGACGTGACGGTCAGCGGCTCAACCCAGCGCACACGGGTGACGCAGGCCTTCGTCAACCCCGGCTCGGGCTGGATCGAGGGCGTCTATGTCTACCCGCTGCCGGAGAACGGCGCGGTGGACGCCATGCGGATGGTGGTCGGCGGCCGCGTGGTGGTGGCGGAGATCAAGGAGCGCGCCGCGGCCAAGGCCGCCTACGAGCAGGCCAAGCGCGCGGGCCAGGCCGCCGCGCTGACCGAGCAGGAACGGCCGAACATGTTCACCAACTCGGTCGCGAACATCGGGCCCGGCGAGACGGTCGTGGTTCAGATCGAGTACCAGGCGCCGGTGCGCCGCGACGGCGACGTGTCCTCGCTCCGCATCCCGCTGGTCGTCGGACCGCGCTACGCGCCGGCGGCGGCGGCGCAGGTCGAGACGGTCTCCGACGCCCCGTCCGAGACGGCGCGCGGCGGCGATCCCGTTCCGGACCGCGACCGTGTCACGCCGCCCGTGCTCGACCCGGCGACCTCCGCGCCGAGGAATCCGGTGACGATCACCGTGCGGCTTCAGGCGGGCTTTCCCGTGGCGACCATCGAAAGCGCGCACCACGCCGTCCACACGGAGGCCCCCGCCCCCGACCAGCGCGTGGTCACGCTCGACGGTCCCGTCGCCGCCGACCGCGACTTCGAGCTGAGCTGGACGTCGACGCCCGCCGCGGCGCCCTCCGTCGGCCTGTTCCGCGAGCGCGTCGGCGACGCCGACTACCTGCTGGCCTACGTCACGCCCCCCGCGGCGAAGGCGGCGCCGGTCGAGACGCCGCGCGAGGCGGTGTTCGTCATCGACAACTCCGGCTCCATGGGCGGCCCGTCGATGGCGCAGGCCAAGGCCAGCCTCGCCTTCGCCCTACGCCGCCTGAAGCCTGACGACCGGTTCAACGTGATCCGGTTCGACGACACCATGGACATGCTGTTCGCCGACGCGCTGCCCGCGACCGAGGCCAACGTGACGCGCGCGCTCCGCTTCGTCGAGGCGCTGCAGGCCCAGGGCGGCACGGAGATGCTGCCGGCGCTGAAGGCCGCGCTCAACGATCCCCGTCCCGCCGACGAGCGCTTCCTGCGCCAGATCGTCTTCCTCACCGATGGCGCCGTGGCCGACGAACAGCGCATGTTCGACGCCATCGCCGCCGGCCGCGGCCGCAGCCGCCTGTTCATGGTCGGCATCGGCTCGGCTCCCAACAGCCACCTGATGAGCCGCGCGGCGGAGCTCGGCCGCGGGACCTTCACCCACATCGGCTCGGCCGCGCAGGTCAAGGAGAACATGCGCGCGCTGTTCGGCAAGCTCGAGAGCCCGGCGGTCACCAACCTCTCGCTCGCGATCCCCGGCGGCGCGGCCGACATGACGCCCGCGGTTCTCCCGGACCTCTACCGCGGCGAGCCGCTGGTGATGGCCCTGCGCCTGCCGCGCGCCGAGGGCGCGATGGAGATCCGCGGGGCGATCGGCGGCCAGCCGTGGCGCGAGACGCTGAACCTCGCGGACGCGACGCCGGGCGCCGGCGTCTCCAAGCTCTGGGCGCGGCGCAAGATCGACGACGCCGAGATCGCCCGCACGACCGCTGCGCTGACGCCGGACCAGGCCGACGCCGCCATCCTGCGGCTGGCGCTGGAGCACCACCTCGTCACCCGCCTCACGAGCCTCGTGGCCGTGGACGCCACCCCGCGCCGCGCCGCCGACGCGCCGCTCGACCGCGCCGACGTGCCCCTCAACCTGCCGGCCGGCTGGGACTTCGAGACGGTGTTCGGTCCGCGCGCGCCGGCCGCTCCCATGCGCTCCGCCGATCTCGGCGAACCCGTCGCCGTCGCCGCCGCGCAGGAGGTCTCCCTGCCGCAGACGGCGACCGACGCCGAGCTGCGGCTGCTCGGGGGCCTCGGGCTGCTCGGCGCCGCCCTTCTGGTCGCCGTCTCCCGCCGGCGGGAGCGGCGCGCGTGA
- a CDS encoding class GN sortase: MTRRRLPLRTALVAVLTLSGLTLAAQGLWIPAKAALAQVLLDRAFARTLSEGRPEKAWGWADTWPVARISVPRLGRSAVALSGVSGEALAFGPGWAPGTPEAGDDGVAVYAAHRDTHFAFLADLVVGDVIEVTRRDGRRARYRMTGARVASWDRSGIDPNAAGRGLALATCWPFGARTSGPLRYVVEATAVEDAPVTASAERRP; encoded by the coding sequence GTGACCCGGCGGCGGCTCCCGCTCAGGACGGCGCTCGTCGCCGTCCTGACGCTCTCAGGCCTGACGCTCGCGGCGCAGGGGCTGTGGATCCCCGCGAAGGCGGCGCTGGCGCAGGTCCTGCTCGACCGCGCCTTCGCCCGCACGCTGAGCGAAGGTCGGCCGGAAAAGGCCTGGGGTTGGGCGGACACCTGGCCGGTGGCGCGCATCTCCGTCCCGCGGCTCGGCCGCAGCGCCGTGGCGCTGTCCGGCGTGAGCGGCGAGGCGCTGGCGTTCGGTCCGGGCTGGGCGCCCGGCACGCCCGAGGCCGGCGACGACGGCGTCGCGGTCTACGCCGCCCACCGCGACACGCATTTCGCCTTTCTCGCCGACCTCGTGGTCGGCGATGTGATCGAGGTGACGCGGCGCGACGGCCGGAGGGCGCGGTACCGGATGACGGGCGCTCGCGTCGCATCGTGGGACCGATCCGGGATCGACCCGAACGCCGCCGGCCGCGGGCTGGCGCTGGCGACCTGCTGGCCCTTCGGCGCGCGCACCTCGGGGCCTCTGCGCTACGTCGTCGAGGCGACGGCGGTGGAGGACGCCCCGGTCACGGCCTCGGCGGAACGCCGTCCTTGA
- a CDS encoding cobalamin-binding protein, producing MRCFPPERIVCLTEETVETLYLLGEDRRIVGVSGYAVRPPQVRREKPRVSAFTSADIPKILALAPDLVFAFSDLQAEIVAELLRAGVGVHGFNHRDVAGVLAMIRCVGALVGAGDRAERLAEGYAADLAARRAQVAGRARPKVYFEEWDEPMISGIGWVSELVEVAGGEDVFADLARNAAAKDRIVSSEAVIAAAPDVILASWCGKKVSPAKIRARPGWDAIPAVRDGRIFEIKSPLILQPGPAALTDGLEAIVAALKDGVPPRP from the coding sequence ATGCGCTGTTTTCCGCCGGAGCGGATCGTCTGCCTGACCGAGGAAACGGTGGAGACGCTCTACCTCCTGGGGGAGGATAGGCGGATCGTCGGAGTCTCCGGCTACGCCGTCCGCCCTCCGCAGGTGCGGCGCGAGAAACCGCGGGTTTCGGCGTTCACCTCCGCCGACATCCCGAAGATCCTCGCCCTCGCGCCCGACCTCGTGTTCGCCTTCTCCGACCTGCAGGCGGAGATCGTGGCCGAGCTGCTGCGGGCTGGTGTCGGCGTTCATGGCTTCAACCACAGGGACGTCGCGGGCGTCCTCGCGATGATCCGCTGCGTCGGCGCGCTCGTCGGGGCGGGCGACAGGGCCGAGCGCCTCGCGGAGGGCTACGCCGCGGACCTCGCGGCGCGGCGGGCGCAAGTCGCGGGGCGGGCGCGGCCAAAGGTCTATTTCGAGGAGTGGGACGAGCCGATGATCAGCGGCATCGGCTGGGTTTCCGAACTGGTGGAGGTCGCCGGCGGCGAGGACGTCTTCGCAGACCTCGCGCGCAACGCCGCGGCGAAGGACCGGATCGTCTCGTCCGAGGCGGTGATCGCCGCCGCGCCGGACGTGATCCTCGCCTCGTGGTGCGGGAAGAAGGTCTCGCCCGCGAAGATCCGCGCGCGCCCCGGCTGGGACGCGATCCCCGCGGTGCGCGACGGCCGCATCTTCGAGATCAAGTCGCCGCTGATTCTCCAGCCGGGTCCCGCCGCGCTCACCGACGGCCTCGAGGCCATCGTAGCGGCGCTCAAGGACGGCGTTCCGCCGAGGCCGTGA
- a CDS encoding deoxyribodipyrimidine photo-lyase yields the protein MPSSGKPSSCALVWFREDLRLADNPALRAALDSGKPVLGLYVFDDATSGQRPLGGASRWWLAQSLRALAKECAAIGLPFVIRRGKTAEVVPAAVDEAGADTVLWNRRYVAAENQIDAALKESLRKDGREVESFNARLMFEPWEVTSKAGGPLKVYSPFWRACMAKGEPRAPLPKPRKGEITAGPALKGLTVDDLGLEPTTPDWAGGLREAWTPGETGAREALTAFIDHGLRGYAEGRNRPDQPHVSRMSPHLRFGEVSPYQLWHAVERAKAEGDATATDVEKFRSELGWREFSYHLLHSNPDLATENFNARFDAFPWKTPDPAHRKAWRKGLTGFPIVDAGMRQLWTTGWMHNRVRMLCASFLIKDLMIDWREGEDWFWDTLVDADPANNSASWQWVAGSGADAAPYFRVFNPSLQGKKFDPQGDYVRALVPELKDVPAKHIHEPWDAPREVLERAGVTLGETYPQRIVDHDAARDAALKAFGRIKDR from the coding sequence ATGCCCTCGTCCGGAAAGCCCTCGTCCTGCGCGCTCGTGTGGTTCCGCGAGGATCTGCGCCTCGCCGACAATCCCGCGCTCCGCGCCGCATTGGACTCGGGCAAGCCTGTGCTCGGCCTCTATGTCTTCGACGACGCCACCTCGGGCCAGCGGCCGCTCGGCGGGGCCTCGCGCTGGTGGCTCGCCCAATCGCTGCGCGCGCTTGCGAAGGAGTGCGCGGCGATCGGCCTTCCCTTCGTCATCCGCCGGGGCAAGACCGCCGAGGTCGTGCCCGCCGCCGTCGATGAGGCCGGAGCCGATACGGTGCTGTGGAACCGGCGCTACGTCGCGGCGGAAAACCAGATCGACGCGGCTCTCAAGGAAAGCCTGCGCAAGGACGGCCGCGAGGTCGAGAGCTTCAACGCGCGCCTGATGTTCGAGCCTTGGGAGGTCACGTCCAAAGCCGGAGGGCCGCTGAAGGTCTATTCGCCGTTCTGGCGCGCCTGCATGGCGAAGGGCGAACCGCGGGCGCCGCTGCCGAAGCCGCGCAAGGGCGAGATCACCGCGGGGCCGGCGCTGAAGGGACTGACGGTCGACGACCTTGGCCTGGAGCCGACGACGCCCGACTGGGCCGGCGGGCTGCGGGAGGCCTGGACGCCGGGGGAGACCGGCGCGCGCGAGGCGCTGACGGCGTTCATCGACCACGGCCTGCGCGGCTACGCGGAGGGCCGCAACCGGCCGGACCAGCCGCACGTGTCGCGCATGTCGCCCCATCTGCGGTTCGGCGAGGTGAGCCCCTATCAGCTGTGGCATGCGGTCGAGCGCGCAAAGGCCGAGGGCGACGCGACGGCGACGGACGTCGAGAAGTTTCGCTCGGAGCTCGGGTGGCGGGAGTTCTCGTATCACCTGCTCCACAGCAACCCGGACCTCGCCACAGAGAACTTCAATGCGCGGTTCGACGCCTTTCCCTGGAAAACCCCGGACCCCGCGCACCGGAAGGCCTGGCGGAAGGGCCTGACCGGCTTTCCGATCGTGGACGCGGGCATGCGGCAGCTCTGGACCACGGGCTGGATGCACAACCGGGTGCGGATGCTGTGCGCTTCGTTCCTGATCAAGGACCTCATGATCGACTGGCGCGAGGGCGAGGACTGGTTCTGGGACACGCTCGTCGACGCCGACCCGGCTAACAATTCCGCGAGCTGGCAGTGGGTGGCGGGATCCGGCGCCGACGCGGCGCCGTACTTCCGGGTGTTCAACCCCTCGCTTCAGGGGAAGAAGTTCGACCCGCAGGGAGACTATGTGCGCGCCCTCGTCCCTGAGTTGAAGGACGTCCCTGCGAAGCACATCCACGAGCCGTGGGACGCGCCGCGCGAGGTTCTCGAGCGCGCCGGCGTGACCCTGGGCGAGACCTACCCCCAGCGCATCGTCGACCATGACGCCGCGCGCGACGCCGCCCTGAAAGCCTTCGGCCGGATCAAAGACCGATGA
- a CDS encoding FAD-dependent oxidoreductase yields the protein MRIAVVGSGISGAGAAFALHPHHDVTVYEREPRPGGHSHTVDVDYDGVRIAVDTGFIVYNGLNYPNLTALFDHLGVATKATEMSFGLSLDRGAFEWSGKTLGALFAQRRNLVAPSYLWMLREVMRFNKLCVADKAAGALVGLSLGDWLDRRRFARRFREDYLAPMAAAIWSTPAAHVLDFPAESFVAFFANHRLINTERPIWRTVEGGSRSYVEKLNAPLRDRLRLGAPVASIARDDLGVTVTDAAGRAERFDQVVLGAHTDESLRLLTDASDAERAVLGAIRYRPNDVWLHRDARLMPRRRAVWSAWNYLGSRTDPAVAARDVAVTYWMNELQGVDPERPLFVTLNPPFEPDPALTFARFRYDHPQYDAAALAAQRRLPEIQGKRRTWFCGAWTGFGFHEDGLSSGLAVADALGAAPPWRAPSFAEAAE from the coding sequence CTGCGCATCGCCGTCGTCGGCTCCGGCATCTCCGGCGCCGGCGCGGCCTTCGCGCTCCACCCCCACCACGACGTCACGGTCTACGAGCGCGAACCGCGTCCGGGCGGCCACAGCCACACGGTCGACGTCGACTACGACGGCGTGCGGATCGCCGTCGACACCGGGTTCATCGTCTACAATGGCCTGAACTACCCGAACCTCACCGCCCTGTTCGACCATCTCGGCGTCGCCACCAAGGCGACCGAGATGAGCTTCGGGCTGTCGCTCGACCGAGGCGCTTTCGAATGGTCGGGCAAGACGCTTGGCGCACTGTTCGCCCAGCGCCGCAACTTGGTCGCGCCGTCCTATCTCTGGATGCTGCGCGAGGTGATGCGGTTCAACAAGCTCTGCGTCGCGGACAAGGCGGCCGGCGCGCTGGTCGGCCTCAGCCTCGGCGACTGGCTGGACCGGCGCCGCTTCGCCCGGCGCTTCCGCGAGGACTACCTCGCCCCCATGGCGGCCGCGATCTGGTCGACTCCCGCGGCGCACGTGCTGGACTTCCCCGCCGAGAGCTTCGTCGCCTTCTTCGCCAACCACCGGCTGATCAACACCGAGCGTCCGATCTGGCGCACGGTCGAAGGCGGCAGTAGGTCCTACGTCGAGAAGCTCAACGCGCCCTTGCGCGACAGATTGCGCCTGGGCGCGCCCGTGGCGTCGATCGCCCGCGACGACCTCGGCGTCACCGTGACGGACGCCGCCGGCCGGGCCGAGCGGTTCGACCAGGTGGTCCTGGGAGCGCACACCGACGAATCGCTCCGGCTGTTGACCGACGCGAGCGACGCCGAACGCGCGGTGCTGGGCGCGATCCGGTACCGGCCCAACGACGTCTGGCTGCACAGGGACGCGCGCCTGATGCCGAGGCGCAGGGCGGTGTGGTCGGCCTGGAACTACCTCGGCAGCCGGACCGATCCCGCCGTCGCCGCACGCGACGTCGCGGTGACCTATTGGATGAACGAGCTGCAGGGCGTCGATCCCGAACGTCCGCTGTTCGTGACGCTGAACCCGCCGTTCGAGCCCGACCCGGCGCTGACCTTCGCCCGCTTCCGCTACGACCATCCTCAGTACGACGCCGCAGCCTTGGCGGCCCAGCGGCGGTTGCCCGAGATCCAGGGCAAGCGCCGGACGTGGTTCTGCGGCGCCTGGACCGGGTTTGGGTTTCACGAAGACGGCTTGTCATCGGGCCTCGCCGTGGCGGATGCTCTGGGAGCCGCGCCGCCGTGGCGCGCGCCGAGCTTCGCCGAGGCTGCGGAGTGA
- a CDS encoding DUF1365 domain-containing protein has product MTGYEAPSFRPPEAAASLYPGEVMHARLKPFVNRFVYRVFALLIDLDRLDVACRAARLFSVGRFNLASFHEADHGPGDGSSLSTHVRGLLARAGQDPEGGRVLLLCYPRILGYVFNPLSVYWRYDDAGALTAVVYEVTNTFGERHAYVAPVKDGELTEAGLRQERDKLFYVSPFLETAMRYAFRIRPPTDDVRLRILESDAEGPILSATFAGERQALTDGALLRLCVAMPLMTLKVFAGIHWEALKLWIKGARLVDHDPPPSPASHDAPGPIRHGRGARGPQDRLQDRAVAPTVRETTAP; this is encoded by the coding sequence GTGACGGGATACGAGGCGCCCAGCTTTCGGCCGCCGGAGGCCGCCGCGTCGCTCTACCCGGGCGAGGTTATGCACGCGCGCCTCAAGCCGTTTGTTAACCGGTTTGTTTACCGGGTGTTCGCCTTGTTGATCGATTTGGACCGGCTTGACGTCGCTTGCCGCGCCGCGCGCCTGTTCTCGGTCGGCCGCTTCAATCTCGCGAGCTTCCACGAGGCGGACCACGGGCCGGGCGACGGCTCCTCGCTGTCGACCCATGTCCGCGGCCTGCTGGCGCGGGCCGGACAGGACCCGGAGGGCGGCCGCGTGCTGCTGCTCTGCTACCCCCGCATCCTCGGCTACGTGTTCAATCCCTTGAGCGTCTACTGGCGCTACGACGACGCGGGCGCCCTCACCGCCGTCGTCTACGAGGTGACCAACACCTTCGGCGAGCGGCACGCCTATGTCGCTCCGGTCAAGGATGGCGAACTCACCGAAGCCGGGCTCCGCCAGGAGCGGGACAAGCTGTTCTACGTCTCGCCCTTTCTCGAGACCGCGATGCGCTACGCCTTCCGCATCCGCCCGCCGACCGACGACGTTCGGCTGCGCATCCTAGAAAGCGACGCCGAAGGGCCGATCCTCTCCGCCACCTTCGCAGGCGAGCGCCAAGCGCTGACCGACGGCGCGCTGCTCCGGCTCTGCGTCGCCATGCCGTTGATGACCCTCAAGGTTTTCGCCGGCATTCACTGGGAGGCGTTGAAGCTCTGGATCAAGGGCGCGCGCCTCGTGGACCATGACCCGCCTCCTTCGCCCGCGAGCCACGACGCTCCAGGCCCCATACGCCACGGGCGCGGGGCTCGCGGCCCTCAAGATCGCCTCCAAGACCGCGCCGTGGCGCCGACCGTCCGGGAAACGACCGCGCCATGA
- a CDS encoding cyclopropane-fatty-acyl-phospholipid synthase family protein, which translates to MTAAPMSQNPASFAPARPSEPTPPAAPLRVTLDNVAEAARGLPLEVRIALQVAARIVRGRLSVTFPDGRILVFDGVEPGPDATLVVRDLGFARRILKGGDIGVADGFLNGEWDSPDVTAFLELFCVNADHVSQYLMMKPLYRALQNVRHWLNRNTKKGARRNIEAHYDLGNRFYEQWLDPTMTYSSAIFDSGTQDLAAAQRRKYETLARSIGAKPGDHILEIGCGWGGFAEYAATEIGCKVTGLTISPAQLDYARKRMFEAGLSERVELKLQDYRDERGAYDGVASIEMFEAVGERWWPTYFSQVRDRLKPGAAAGIQVITIQDRFFDAYRRETDFIQRYVFPGGMLPSPTVLRDVAKAAGLSVAAEKIFGVDYAQTLVEWRKSFRAAWPTIQPLGFDERFRRLWEYYLAYCEAGFRSGNIDVRQVVFARA; encoded by the coding sequence ATGACCGCCGCCCCGATGTCCCAAAACCCCGCCAGCTTCGCCCCCGCGCGCCCGTCCGAGCCTACGCCGCCCGCAGCGCCGTTGCGCGTGACGCTCGACAACGTCGCGGAGGCCGCCCGAGGGCTTCCACTCGAGGTCCGCATCGCGTTGCAGGTCGCGGCGCGCATCGTCCGCGGCCGTCTGTCCGTGACCTTCCCCGACGGCCGCATTCTGGTGTTCGACGGCGTCGAGCCCGGGCCGGACGCGACGCTCGTCGTGCGCGATCTCGGCTTCGCGCGGCGCATCCTGAAGGGCGGCGACATCGGCGTCGCCGACGGCTTCCTCAACGGCGAGTGGGACAGCCCGGACGTCACCGCGTTCTTGGAGCTGTTCTGCGTCAACGCGGACCATGTCTCGCAGTATCTGATGATGAAGCCGCTCTACCGCGCGCTTCAGAACGTCCGGCACTGGCTGAACCGCAACACCAAGAAGGGCGCGCGCCGCAACATCGAGGCCCATTACGATCTCGGAAACCGCTTCTACGAGCAGTGGCTCGACCCGACGATGACCTACTCTTCCGCGATCTTTGACAGTGGGACGCAGGACCTGGCGGCCGCGCAGCGACGGAAGTACGAAACGCTCGCGCGCTCGATCGGCGCGAAGCCGGGCGACCATATCCTCGAGATCGGTTGCGGCTGGGGCGGCTTCGCGGAGTACGCCGCGACCGAGATCGGCTGCAAGGTGACCGGCCTCACCATCAGCCCGGCGCAGCTCGACTACGCCCGCAAGCGGATGTTCGAGGCGGGGCTCTCCGAGCGCGTCGAACTCAAGTTGCAGGACTACCGCGACGAGCGCGGCGCTTATGACGGCGTCGCCTCGATCGAGATGTTCGAGGCGGTCGGCGAACGATGGTGGCCGACCTATTTCTCGCAGGTGAGGGACCGGCTGAAGCCCGGCGCCGCGGCGGGCATCCAGGTCATCACCATCCAAGACCGATTCTTCGACGCCTACCGGCGCGAGACCGACTTCATCCAGCGCTACGTCTTCCCCGGCGGCATGCTGCCCTCCCCCACCGTTCTGCGCGACGTCGCTAAGGCCGCGGGCCTCTCGGTCGCGGCCGAGAAGATCTTCGGCGTCGACTACGCCCAAACGCTGGTGGAGTGGCGCAAGAGTTTCCGGGCGGCCTGGCCGACCATCCAGCCGCTCGGCTTCGACGAGCGCTTCCGCAGGCTTTGGGAGTACTACCTCGCCTACTGCGAGGCCGGCTTCCGCTCCGGCAACATCGACGTGCGCCAGGTGGTGTTCGCACGGGCATGA